CTCGCCGGACTCCCCGGCGTTCTTCCTGCTCGTGGTCATACTGCCGATGGTGGCGGCGGACACGGGCATCGGCGACTCCTGAGCCGGCCCTCGGCGCGGGCCGTCGGGTCACGCGGGTGCCAGGTCCTCCTCCGGCGCCTGACCGATCGGGCGGATCGCCACCGGCCGGTACGGGGCGCCCTCGGGCTGCGGACAGGCGACGACCCGGGCGGCGATCTCGGTGGCCCGCTCCAGGCCCGCGCAGTCCAGCACCCAGTACCCGGCGAGCAGCACCTGCGTCCGGTCGTACGGGGCGTCGGCGACGACCGGGGGTCCGCCGTTCGCGCTCGCCGTGACGAAGCGGGTCTCGTCGGGGGCGGTGAGGCCGTCGCAGTAGAGCATCTCGCCCGAGGCCTCCAGGTCCTTGTTGAGGGCTTCCATGTGCGCGAACATCGCCTTCTGGTCCTGTTCGCTCCACGCCGGGCCGCCCTCGGCGGACCCCCTGCCGGACATCGCGTCGTAGTCGGCCTGCGAACCCTGCACCATCACCAGGAACCTCATACGCCTGCACCTCCGTCGTGCCGCTCCGGGCGGCCCGCTCCGGGAGTCCGGGGCCGCTTCCTTCCTCCATCGGACACCGGACGGCGCGCCCGCGCGAGCGGTCCCGGCGGGCCCGGCCGGTCGTCGCCCGGGGGCCGGACAGTAGAGTGCGGCAGCGTCTGCCCCGTCCCGAGAACCCGACGCCCCGAACACCGAGGTCCGGCCGTGCCCACCGCTCCGCCCGCATCACCCGCTCTCCCGCCGGCCGGGCCCCCGCCGCCCCCGGTGACCGTCGTGGGCATCGGAGCGGACGGCTGGGCGGGCCTGGCGGAACCGGCCCGTACCGCCCTGCTGGAGGCCGAGGTGCTGATCGGCGGCGGACGCCAGCTCGGACTGCTGCCCGCCGTCTGCGCGGGCCCGCGGGTGGCGTGGCCCTCGCCGCTGCGCCCCGCCGTCGCGGGTCTGCTCGCCGCCCACCGGGGCAGCCGGATCGCCGTGCTGGCCAGCGGCGACCCGATGTTCTACGGGATCGGCCGCGCGCTCACCGAGGAGCTGGGCGCCGGTGCGGTGCACGTGCTGCCGCACCCGTCCTCGGTGGCGTACGCCTGCGCCCGTCTCGGGTGGCCCGCCGAGGACACCGAGACCGTCACCCTGGTGGGCCGCCCCGCCGCCCGGCTGCTCGCCGCCCTGCACGACGGCCGCCGGCTGCTGGTGCTGAGCGCCGACGCCACCACCCCCGCGACGGTCGCCGCGCTGCTCACCGCGCACGGCTTCGGCCCGAGCCGGCTCACCGTTCTCGAACAGCTCGGCTCCCCGGCCGAGGCCCGCCACGACGGCACCGCCGAGGGCTGGGACCGCCCGGCGGGCGA
The DNA window shown above is from Streptomyces sp. NBC_00247 and carries:
- a CDS encoding YciI family protein, encoding MRFLVMVQGSQADYDAMSGRGSAEGGPAWSEQDQKAMFAHMEALNKDLEASGEMLYCDGLTAPDETRFVTASANGGPPVVADAPYDRTQVLLAGYWVLDCAGLERATEIAARVVACPQPEGAPYRPVAIRPIGQAPEEDLAPA